One part of the Anopheles coustani chromosome 2, idAnoCousDA_361_x.2, whole genome shotgun sequence genome encodes these proteins:
- the LOC131265133 gene encoding clavesin-2-like codes for MPSAPEVNKCPVEYDSYRPVDSALHRQIARDELHEEPAIVEQALRQMREWIAKNPSILASRTDASFLLRFLRVRKFSHVAACDTLERFLIMRQRFPAWYGNLDPSEPWVQDVIDSEFLLPLGRDDKGRTVFLMRYANLDIDQHDVVRQIRFFTMVFECLFEDALCSIGGLVLFSDHSHVPMKAFAQWSLTEIRNYIDCVTKSHPIRMKEVHVMNLPLFGATVGEWVMSCCSEKLRSRLKCYPSVDDFVRKTDLKAMLPTAYGGKQDAAKLKQNLRDMLDRNRHIIVGLDAMKVDEKRATASHHPCNRADLDTGVVGSFRKLNLD; via the exons ATGCCTAGTGCGCCAGAGGTTAACAAGTGTCCGGTTGAGTACGACTCGTACCGTCCGGTAGATTCAGCACTGCACCGACAGATTGCTCGCGATGAACTGCATGAGGAACCGGCCATTGTCGAACAGGCCCTACGCCAGATGCGCGAATGGATTGCTAAGAACCCGAGCATCTTGGCCTCCCGCACCGATGCCTCGTTCTTGCTGCGCTTTTTGCGCGTCCGCAAGTTCTCCCACGTGGCCGCTTGCGACACGCTCGAACGTTTCCTGATAATGCGCCAACGGTTCCCGGCGTGGTACGGTAACCTGGACCCCTCGGAACCATGGGTGCAGGATGTGATCGATAGTGAATTTTTGCTACCACTGGGTCGGGACGACAAAGGTCGCACCGTGTTCCTGATGCGATACGCCAATCTGGACATCGATCAGCACGACGTGGTTCGACAGATACGCTTCTTTACGATGGTATTCGAGTGTCTGTTCGAAGATGCGCTGTGCAGTATTGGCGGACTCGTGCTGTTCTCCGACCACTCGCATGTGCCGATGAAGGCCTTCGCCCAGTGGTCTCTGACCGAGATTAGGAACTACATAGATTGCGTTACAAAATCGCATCCGATTCGCATGAAGGAGGTGCATGTGATGAACCTTCCGCTGTTCGGTGCAACCGTCGGAGAATGGGTCATGAGTTGTTGCAGCGAGAAGCTGCGCAGTCGCCTCAAG TGTTACCCCTCGGTGGACGACTTCGTACGGAAAACCGATCTGAAGGCAATGTTGCCGACGGCATACGGTGGCAAACAGGATGCAGCGAAGCTTAAACAAAACTTGCGGGACATGCTTGACCGCAACAGGCACATCATCGTCGGGCTGGATGCTATGAAGGTGGACGAGAAACGTGCGACAGCGTCCCACCATCCATGTAACCGAGCAGATCTCGATACTGGTGTGGTCGGCAGCTTTCGGAAGTTGAATCTTGATTAG